DNA sequence from the Oncorhynchus nerka isolate Pitt River unplaced genomic scaffold, Oner_Uvic_2.0 unplaced_scaffold_854, whole genome shotgun sequence genome:
ttcagtagttaactgctaacaggacagggtttcagtagttaacagctaacaggacagggtttcagtagttaacagctaacaggacagggtttcagtagttaactgttaacaggacagggtttcagtagttaactgttaacaggacagggtttcagtagttaactgctaacaggacagggtttcagtagttaactgctaacaggacagggtttcagtagtagttaacggctaacaggacagggtttcagtagttaacagctaacaggacagggtttcagtagttaactgctaacaggacagggtttcagtagttaacagctaacaggacagggtttcagtagttaactgctaacaggacagggtttcagtagttaacagctaacaggacagggtttcagtagttaacagctaacaggacagggtttcagtagttaactgctaacaggacagggtttcagtagttaacggctaacaggacagggtttcagtagttaacggctaacaggacagggtttcagtagtagttaacagctaacaggacagggtttcagtagttaacagctaacaggacagggtttcagtagtagttaacagctaacaggacagggtttcagtagttaacagctaacaggacagggtttcagtagttaactgctaacaggacagggtttcagtagttaacggctaacaggacagggtttcagtagttaacggctaacaggacagggtttcagtagttaacggctaacaggacagggtttcagtagttaacggctaacaggacagggtttcagtagttaacagctaacaggacagggtttcagtagttaactgctaacaggacagggtttcagtagttaactgctaacaggacagggtttcagtagttaacggctaacaggacagggtttcagtagttaacggctaacaggacagggtttcagtagttaacggctaacaggacagggtttcagtagttaacggctaacaggacagggtttcagtagttaactgctaacaggacagggtttcagtagttaacagctaacaggacagggtttcagtagttaacggctaacaggacagggtttcagtagttaacggctaacaggacagggtttcagtagttaactgctaacaggacagggtttcagtagttaacagctaacaggacagggtttcagtagttaacggctaacaggacagggtttcagtagttaacggctaacaggacagggtttcagtagttaactgctaacaggacagggtttcagtagttaacagctaacaggacagggtttcagtagttaacggctaacaggacagggtttcagtagttaacggctaacaggacagggtttcagtagttaacagctCAATATTTGTTGAGAAAAAATGTTTTGTATGAATGTTTTTTTTGGGTGTTTGTAAGTGTGGGTTTAATTTGAGTAGTTTTTGTAGATGTGtgggtttgtctctgtctgtttgttcttTTCTGTGTGTTCTTTGAAACTCCTGTATTAatgtgtgtctcctctcctctcctctcctctcctctcctctcctctcctctcctctcctctcctctcctctcctctcctctcctctcctctcctctccctcttcctcttcctcttcctctcccctctcatcctctcctctcctctcctctgtcctccctcccttctcccctctctcctcccttctgtcctccctcccttctcccctctctcctcccttctctcctctcctctgtcctccctcccttctcccctctctcctcccttctctcctctcctctcttctctcctccctctcctctctcctccctcctctcctctctcctctcctcttctcctctctcctctcctcttctcttctctcctctcctctcctcttctcttccctcctctctctcgtctcctctcctctctctcgtctcctcgtctcctctctctcgtctcctctcctctctctcgtctcctcgtctcctcttcttctcttctcttctctcctcttctcttctcttctctcctctcctctcctctcctctcctctcctctcctctcctctcctctcctctcctctcctctcctctcctctcctctcctctcctctcctctcctctcctctcctctcctctcctcctctctcctgtgtgttcttTGAAACTCCTGTATTAatgtgtgtctcctctcctctcctctcctctcctctcctctccctcccctcctctctcctgtgtgttcttTGAAACTCCTGTATTAatgtgtgtctcctctcctctcctctcccccagggcagtgtgtgtagcagtcaTCAGATTTCCCCTCAGGAGTTCCTGGGGGAGTTAAAGTCAGGGGTGACTGATGAACGCCTCATGGCCTGTCTGGActctctccgtgtctccctcACCAGCAACCCTGTCAGGTAGgttacacactcacactcacactgtcAGGTTCCTGACCTCATCGTCTGGACACTGGACTGGCCTGGCCTGATCTCAGTACTTCCTGGGTCTGGACCGGCCTGATCTCAGTACTTCCTGGACCGGCCTGATCTCAGTACTTCCTGGGCCTGGACCGGCCTGATCTCAGTACTTCCTGGGTCTGGACAGGCCTGATCTCAGTACTTCCTGGGTCTGGACTGGCCTGATCTCAGTACTTCCTGGGTCTGGACTGGCCTGATCTCAGTACTACCTGGGTCTGGACTGGCCTGATCTCAGTACTTCCTGGGCCTGGACAGGCCTGTGTCCTCCAACCACAGCTTGTATTTTAACTACTGTAGCCCACCTAAAAAGGCTTGGTCTTCTCCTAGCTAATAGCACACTTCCTCTTACAATGCCTGCCCTTGGTTGACCATATGTCTCTGTACatcgggctcccgagtggcgcagcggtgtgaggcactacatctcagtgctagaggcgtcactacagaccctggttcgatcccgggctgtatcacaaccggcctgtGATCGGAGGACCCATAGGTCGGCCTCACAATTCGGcccggcgtcgtccgggttaggggagggtttggcccgggaTAGGCCGTCTagttaagtaaaaaaaataaactacccctctctcccctcttctccaccagccttcccctccctcccccgccaaccttcccctccctcccccatggtGTCGGGGTTTCCGAGCAAAGCAACACACCATGCTGGGACTCATTAATATGTATTGCATCTCCAGCAGCACTTCCccagctctcctcctcctcctcctcctccctcctcctcccctacgtCTTTTTTTAATTGTTTGATGCCTATCGTGACGAGCCTCCCGCTGCTCCTGTATCACAAACATGACACACCTCTCACCAGGAGGGCCTCCGCCGCAGCCCGCCCAGCAACCGTAAATACGTTTCTGAATAATTAAATTAATATGTTGTATTTTCTGCCCCCACCTTTGTTGCCGTTGGTTGCAGGTTCCTGGTACCTGTTTAATGCCGcgcacacagaggaggagggctgCAGGCCGTGGGAGGGGGACTAGAGCACTATATTAAAATACATGTTGATCACATAACGACGCGCATTTTAAAACCAGGGCTTTTTAACATTTTGTTATTTACGTGTCTCCTTGCAGAGTCCTTGGGTTTTGTAACTGTCATTGGTTCATTAatggttctgacctgttaccactgtagggttctgacctgttaccactgtagggttctaaCCTATTAccacactgtagggttctgacctgttaccactgtagggttctgacctgttaccacactgtagggttctgacctgttaccactgtagggttctgacctgttaccactgtagggttctgacctgttaccactgtagggttctgacctgttaccactgtagggttctgacctgttaccactgtagggttctgacctgttaccactgtagggttctgacctgttaccactgtagggttctgacctgttaccacactgtagggttctaacctgttaccactgtagggttctgacccgttaccacactgtagggttctgacctgttaccactgtagggttctgacccgttaccactgtagggttctgacccgttaccactgtagggttctgacctgttaccactgtagggttctgacctgttaccactgtagggttctgacccgttaccactgtagggttctgacccgttaccactgtagggttctgacccgttaccagactgtagggttctgacctgttaccactgtagggttctgacctgttaccactgtagggttctgacctgttaccactgtagggttctgacccgttaccagactgtagggttctgacctgttaccactgtagggttctgacctgttaccactgtagggttctgacctgttaccactgtagggttctgacctgttaccacactgtagggttctaacctgttaccactgtagggttctgacccgttaccacactgtagggttctgacctgttaccactgtagggttctgacccgttaccactgtagggttctgacccgttaccactgtagggttctgacctgttaccactgtagggttctgacctgttaccactgtagggttctgacccgttaccactgtagggttctgacccgttaccactgtagggttctgacccgttaccagactgtagggttctgacctgttaccactgtagggttctgacctgttaccactgtagggttctgacctgttaccactgtagggttctgacccgttaccagactgtagggttctgacctgttaccactgtagggttctgacctgttaccacactgtagggttctaacctgttaccactgtagggttctgacccgttaccacactgtagggttctgacctgttaccactgtagggttctgacccgttaccactgtagggttctgacctgttaccactgtagggttctgacctgttaccactgtagggttctgacccgttaccactgtagggttctgacccgttaccagactgtagggttctgacctgttaccagactgtagggttctgacctgttaccagactgtagggttctgacctgttaccactgtagggttctgacctgttaccactgtagggttctgacctgttaccactgtagggttctgacctgttaccacactgtagggttctgacctgttaccactgtagggttctgacctgtttagggttctgacccgttaccagactgtagggttctgacccgttaccactgtagggttctgacccgttaccactgtagggttctgacctgttaccacactgtagggttctgacctgttaccacactgtagggttctgacctgttaccactgtagggttctgacccgttaccactgtagggttctgacccgttaccactgtagggttctgacccgttaccacactgtagggttctgacctgttaccactgtagggttctgacctgttaccacactgtagggttctgacctgttaccacactgtagggttctgacccgttaccactgtagggttctgaccagttaccactgtagggttctgacccgttaccagactgtagggttctgacccgttaccagactgtagggttctgacccgttaccactgtagggttctgacccgttaccactgtagggttctgacctgttaccactgtagggtgttaccactgtagggttctgacccgttaccactgtagggttctgacccgttaccactgtagggttctgacccgttaccactgtagggttctgacctgttaccactgtagggtgttaccactgtagggttctgacctgttaccactgtagggttctgacccgttaccactgtagggttctgacccgttaccactgtagttttctgacccgttaccagactgtagggttctgacccgttaccagactgtagggttctgacccgttaccactgtagggttctgacccgttaccactgtagggttctgacccgttaccacactgtagggttctgacctgttaccacactgtagggttctgacccgttaccactgtagggttctgacccgttaccactgtagggtgttaccactgtagggttctgacccgttaccactgtagggttctgacccgttaccactgtagggttctgacctgttaccactgtagggtgttaccactgtagggttctgacctgttaccactgtagggttctgacctgttaccactgtagggttctgacccgttaccactgtagggttctgacccgttaccactgtagggttctgacccgttaccactgtagggtgttaccactgtagggttctgacctgttaccactgtagggttctgacccgttaccactgtagggttctgacccgttaccactgtagggttctgacccgttaccagactgtagggttctgacccgttaccagactgtagggttctgacccgttaccagactgtagggttctgacccgttaccactgtagggttctgacccgttaccactgtagggtgttaccactgtagggttctgacctgttaccactgtagggttctgacctgttaccagactgtagggttctgacctgttaccagactgtagggttctgacccgttaccactgtagggttctgacctgttaccagactgtagggttctgacctgttaccagactgtagggttctgacctgttaccactgtagggttctgacccgttaccactgtagggttctgacccgttaccagactgtagggttctgacctgttaccactgtagggttctgacccgttaccactgtagggttctgacctgttaccactgtagggttctgacccgttaccactgtagggttctgacccgttaccagactgtagggttctgacctgttaccactgtaggttctgacactgtagggttctgacctgttaccactgtagggttctgaccccactgtagggttctgacccgttactgTAGGTTCTGACCACTGTAGgcccactgtagggttctgaccagactgtagggttctgacccgttaccactgtagggttctgacccgttaccactgtagggttctgaccagACTGTTACCAGACTGtaggttctgacctgttaccactgtagggttctgaccacgttaccactgtagggttctgacctgttaccagactgtagggttctgacctgttaccagtagggttctgacctggctactagggttctgacctgttaccactgtagggttctgaccctgTAGTTCTGACCattgtagggttctgacctgttaccactgtagggttgtgacccgttaccactgtagggttctgacccgttaccagactgtagggttctgacctgttaccacactgtagggttctgacccgttaccactgtagggttctgacctgttaccactgtagggttctgacccgttaccagactagggttctgacctgttaccactgtagggttctgacctgttaccactgtagggttctgacctgttaccagactgtagggttctgacctgttaccagactgtagggttctgacccgttaccactgtagggttctgacccgttaccactgtagggttctgacccgttaccagactgtagggttctgacctgttaccagactgtagggttctgacctgttaccagacTNNNNNNNNNNNNNNNNNNNNNNNNNNNNNNNNNNNNNNNNNNNNNNNNNNNNNNNNNNNNNNNNNNNNNNNNNNNNNNNNNNNNNNNNNNNNNNNNNNNNNNNNNNNNNNNNNNNNNNNNNNNNNNNNNNNNNNNNNNNNNNNNNNNNNNNNNNNNNNNNNNNNNNNNNNNNNNNNNNNNNNNNNNNNNNNNNNNNNNNNNNNNNNNNNNNNNNNNNNNNNNNNNNNNNNNNNNNNNNNNNNNNNNNNNNNNNNNNNNNNNNNNNNNNNNNNNNNNNNNNNNNNNNNNNNNNNNNNNNNNNNNNNNNNNNNNNNNNNNNNNNNNNNNNNNNNNNNNNNNNNNNNNNNNNNNNNNNNNNNNNNNNNNNNNNNNNNNNNNNNNNNNNNNNNNNNNNNNNNNNNNNNNNNNNNNNNNNNNNNNNNNNNNNNNNNNNNNNNNNNNNNNNNNNNNNNNNNNNNNNNNNNNNNNNNNNNNNNNNNNNNNNNNNNNNNNNNNNNNNNTAGGCTGTTTTTGTTTGAGGCCTCTATTGTCAACCGATCATCAGGCTGGTTTTTGTTTGACCAAGGAGAACGTGACCAAAGACGCGACTGAAACAGGAACCAATCTGCTGTGGTGAACagtataaatgtgatatttcaggctCTCTAATCGACTGTACAACGTTTACACATTATGATGTCAatatgtgagtgtgtgatatAAAGGGGGTTAGGAAACATGTTGATTTCCCATTATAAAAAAGACAATATTTAATAAACTACGGCAACACTACCATGTTGATCTGAGCCGTTGGAAATCCTCAACAGGTGTCCGATTTTAAACCGTGGCAGATTCACCTCCCCTGGACTCCACTCCTCCACAGTCCAATGCTTTATCCTACTAGTCAATATCTGCAGTGCTGTCTCCCTTCTAAACCGATCAATCAACCTCGCCGAGTCTCCCTTCTAAACCGATCCCGAATCAACCTCGCAAGTCTCCCTTCTGAAACGATCGAATCAACCTCGCCGAGTCTCCCTTCTAAACGATCGAATCAACCTCGCCGGAGTCTCCCTTCTAAACGATCTAATCAACCTCGCCGAGTCTCCCTTCTAAACGATCGAATCAACCTCGCCGAGTCTCCCTTCTAAAACGATCGAATCAACCTCGCCGAGTCTCCCTTCTAAACGATCGAATCAACCTCGCCGAGTCTCCCTTTTAAACGATCGAATCAACCTCGCCGAGTCTCCCTTCTAAACGATCGAATCAACCTCGCCGAGTCTCCCTTCTAAAACGATCGAATCAACCTCGCCGAGTCTCCCTTCTAAAACGATCGATCAACCTCGCCGAGTCTCCCTTCAAAACGATCAACTGGTCCTCGCCGAGTCTCCCTTCTAAAACGATCGAATCAACCTCGCCGAGTCTCCCTTCTAAAACGATCGAATCAACCTCGCCGAGTCTCCCTTCTAAACGATCGAATCAACCTCGCCGAGTCTCCCTTCTAAACGATCGAATCAACCTCGCCGAGTCTCCCTTCTAAAACGATCGAATCAACCTCGCCGAGTCTCCCTTCTAAAACGATCGAATCAACCTCGCCGAGTCTCCTTCTAAATCGAATCAACCTCCGCCGATCTCCCTTCTAAACGATCGAATCAACCTCGCCGAGTCTCCTTCTAAAACGATCGAATCAACCTCGCTCGAGTCTCCCTTCTAAAACGATCGAATCAACCTCGCCGAGTCTCCCTTCTAAAACGATCGAATCAACCTCGCAGAGTCTCCCTTCTAAAACGATCGAATCAACCTGCTCCCCTTCTAAACGATCGAATCAGCCTCGCCGAGTCTCCCTTCTAAACGATCAATCAACCTCGCCGGAGTCTCCCTTCTAACGATCGAATCAACCTCGAGTCTCCTTCTAAACGATCGAATCAACCTCGCCGAGTCTCCCTTCGAATCAACCTCGCAGAGTCCCCTTCTAAACCGATCGAATCAACCTCGCCGTGACCCGTCAGAttcaggaacttaaaacttttaaCTTTTATTTTAGTTCGTTTTGGAGTCAAAAGATGGTTTCGGTTGTTTTGTTTGttcatttatatatttatttttcattATTTTGGGGGTTTTGGTTTCTATAATAACCTtgttacacacacagtctctcacacacacagtctctcacacacacacacagtctcacacacacacacacagtctcacacacacacacagtctcacacacacacacagtctctcacacacacacagtctctcacacacacacagtctcacacacacacagtctctcacacacagtcacacacacagtctcacacacacacagtctcacacacacacagtctctcacacacacacacagtctcacacacacacagtctcacacacacacacagtctctcacacacacacagtctcctcacacacacacagtctctcacacacacacagtctctcacacacacacagtctctcacacacacagtctctcacacacacacagtctctcacacacacacacagtctcgcacacacagtctctcacacagtctctcacacacacagtctctcacacacacagtctcacatacagtctctcacacacacacacagtctcacacaccacacagtctcacacacacacagtctcacacacacagtctcacacacacacagtcacacacacacacagtctctcacacacagtctcacacacacagtctcacacagtctcacacacagtctcacacacacacagtctcacacacacacacacagtcacacacacacacagtctcacacacacagtctcacacacacacagtctcacacacacacacagtctcacacacacacacagacacacattctctcacacacacacacagtctctcacacacacacacagtctctcacacacacacacagtctctcacacacacacacagtctctcacacacacagtcagtctcacagtctctcacacacacacacacacacacacacacacagctctttcAACAGCGTGTCATCAGAAGTGTTATGGAGCCTCTCCTGTGAATGTCTGGTCTCCACGGGGCAACGGTCCAATCATTCCCTCGTAGAAAGCACTGGGCTGATTGGATCGattaagaagagaggaggagaaacgtTGTTTGAgaagagaggacaaagagaggaggaaagagacgaAGGATTAAACTGTATCCATGTCAGCTGGCGAGGTTAGAGGACACGCTCTGAAGACgaaactctctgtctctgtgtgtgtgtgtgtgtgtgtgtgtgtatatatatatatatatctaaagATGAAAGTTAGCCAACACGACAGTGTCACTATCGGGTGAGGTTAGCTCTTTTTGAGAAAGCAACTGACGAGTCAATGGAAACTGGCCCGCTCTCTCCAACTGGCCCGCTCCAACTGGCCCGCTTCAACTGGCCCGCTTCAACTGGCCCGCTCCAACTGGCCCGCTCTGAAACTGGCCCGCTCTGAAACTGGCCCGCTCTGAAACTGGCCCGCTCTCCAACTGGCCCGCTCTGAAACTGGCCCGCTCTCCAACTGGCCCGCTCTGAAACTGGCCCGCTCTCCAACTGGCCCGCTCTCCAACTCTCCAACTGGCCCGCTCTCCAACTGGCCCGCTCTCCAACTGGCCCGCTCTCCAACTGGCCCGCTCTCCAACCCGCTCTCCAACTGGGCCCGCTCTGGGCCCGCCTTCAACTGGCCCTCTCCAACCAACTGGCCCGCTCTCCAACTGGCCCGCTCTCCAACTGGCCCGCTCTCCAACTGGCCCGCTCTCCAACTGGCCCGCTCTGAAACTGGCCcgctctgaaactggaaacactttcCTTATGGAATCAATAGGTCAATCTGTTTACTGGCAAAACGGCATCCAGCCTTCCTTCAGCCTTCCTTCAGCCTTCCTCTAGCCTTCCTCTAGCCTTCCTCTAGCCTTCCTCTAGCCTTCCTTCAGCCTTCCTTTAGACTTCCTTTAGCCTTCCTTTAGCCTTCCTTCAGCCTTCCTTCAGCCTTCCTCTAGCCTTCCTTCAGCCTTCCTTCAGCCTTCCTTCAGCCAACACCATCTGAGGGATACAATTCTTCACTTCCACGGAAACCCTTTTCTGCTctctcattccagtcatgtagaAGAACGGCCACCTCTCTGTAGCAGAGCTGTGTGAGTCACTACCGGTGTTGTCCCCATCACCTCTCTGTAGCAGAGCTGTGTGAGTCACTACCGGcgttggccggcagggatgtccttgtcccatccaGCTCTATTGACTCCTGTGGCCGGCCGCGCTCATTGGTGAGGCCGGCTACCGGGTTAAGTggaca
Encoded proteins:
- the diaph3 gene encoding protein diaphanous homolog 3, whose protein sequence is MDRFASIRIPGSKKERPHLPHVKHSSSSEWSSSSAEFEDLSSKITSEQEILGLFEKMMEDMNLNDDKKAPLREKDLTTKREMVIQYIVTASKTGSVCSSHQISPQEFLGELKSGVTDERLMACLDSLRVSLTSNPVSGVRHYISVLEASLQTLVRSRAVSQPACDRRTHRSASQFGPASSGLGEGSWYLFNAAHTEEEGCRPWEGD